The genome window AGTTTCTGCTCGTTCGACAGAAGATTTAGTTGTTCGTTTCCAACCGGATATGGCAGGGAATACCAATGCGGTATTAACGATTACGGATAAGAACGGTTTCGCTAATGAAATCAACCTTTTTGGTAATGGTGAAGAGCCTTCTGAAATTAATATCACACCAGAAGTGCAGTTGTTTAATTTGGCTCACGGGGCTTCAACATCAAGCAGCATCGTTATCGAGAATACGGGTAATTTCCCATTAGAATTTAATATTCCAAAGTATAGTGATAAGCCAAGCTTCAGTGGCCATAAATTTGGTTACTCTTGGGAGTTGAAGACGGAAGACTTTGTTTGGGAAGAACTGGATGGTATGGAAGGTACTGTTGATGTTTCTAACCAATTTAAGGAAAACCCATTCTTAGACTTTGTTGAGGTGGATTTAGGATTCCAATATCCTTTCTATGATACATTGGTAGATAAAATGTATATGTCTCACATTGGTTTAATTGCCGTAGATGATAAAGACCCTGTGAATGGATCATGGGGAGAATTATTAGGTTCTTCTTTCACATCAAATGGTTATTTCGCCATCTATTATGAGTACTTTGATCTACTTTATGATTCAAAAATCTTATATAAAACATTTGACGACAAAGTAATTTTCGAATACAAAAATGTTCATTCAAAAGTTACTTATGGTGAGTCGGGAGATCCACTTACATTCCAGTTAGTGTTGCACTACAATGGACATGCAGAAATGCGTTATTTAGATTTAAGTTATTCTAATATTAAATCAATCGGTCCAATGTTGGGTATGGAAAGCCCAGATAAAAAAGATGGTATTTATTTCTATGACAAGAGCCATCAGCCTAATTTCTTATTTGAGAAACAATGGCAGAATGTATGGATAGACATTAATTATCCAGGTCCACAAATCGTTTCAAACTTATCGCAAACGAATGGTTTTGTTGGCGTTGGAGAATCAAAAGAAATTACTTTTGATGTAAACACAGATGGACTTGTAGAAGGAATGAATACTCAGTTTATTAGTGTAGAAAACAACGATCCATTCCAACAAATTGCACATTTCCAGATCAATGTTGATATCAACAAAGGTGGTGAAGCCATCGTAAAAACTTCAGAAAAAGCAATTGATTTTGGTCCTGTTTATAAAGGCAGTGATAAGATGATCATGTTGACGTTCTTGAATGAAGGAAATAGCAATACAGATATTGTATCAACAACATTTGAGGAAAATACTAAGCTGTCAGTAGACAAGTCAACTTTTGAGTTGAGAGCGAAATTGGGTACTCAGGTAAAACTTTATCTGAATACGGATGAGTTAGGAGAGATAAATGAACAAGTCACTTTTACTCAGGAAAATGGTGATACTCATGTTTTTGAGATAAAAGCCAATATCGTTAAAGCCCCAAATATTGCATTAAACTATACTGTCGATCCTTTTGTCTTACCTACAGGTGATAAGGATGAGTTTACAGTAGAAATCTCAAATTTAGAGAGCGATACAACACTTAGAGTATTAGTTGAAGGTAGTAATTGGGTATACGAGAAAGCAGCTGATGTTGAAGTAAATGCATTACCAGACCTTAGAGACTTTACTTATTTCTCTAAAGATAATGATAGAGCTTTAGCTGGGTTGGAAGACAAAGATGCTCCAACATTTAAATGGATTGATATTGTCAACAATGGTGGTACTAAATTGGAGTTTGATCAATCTACAATGTCTGCAGAGGTTGAATTTAATAAGCCAGTACCATTCTATGGTAAGATGTATGACAAAGCATGGATGGGATACCCAGGTATTATTACGTTTAGTGAGCCGACTCAGTTAGTTCCAATCATTAACAATATCATACCTTATGCAGATGGTTTTAATAACTTCATTGCCTCATTATGGGGTCTTACAGGATACGACTATTTTGATGAGAACTTAGCAAAGGGTATTTATTTCTATCAAGATGATGAAAAAGTAGTTTTCACATATCACCGTTGGGTTCACTCATTCGGAGAAGGTGCTGGAGGCTTAGTAGACACACAAACGATCATCTATTTTGACGGAAGAATTAAAATTCAATATAAAACGATCAATCAAGGTACGGTTGATTTCTGGAATCAATATTTAGTGATTGGTTTAGAGAATGAAGACGGAACAGAAGGTGTATTAACGAGTTATGGAAAAAGTTTAGCGAAAGACAAGCTAGTTATCGAATATCACCCTAGTACTGTGATGAACGTAGAAGCTGGAGAAACAAAAGAAGTGACTTTTGAAGTTAACGCTCATGATATGGTTGCAGGTAATTACTATACGGATCTTACTTTCTTAAACCATACTCCTGGTAAAGAAAATATCAGCATCCCAGTAGAATTAGAAGTAACTGCAGACTCAAAGTTATCTTGGGATACAGAGGAAATTGATCTTGGAGATATTGTTTACGAGGAATTCAAAAATTATAAATATGAATTTGCTTTAGAAAATAACAGTATGTCTCATCATACGTTAAAAACTGGCGATATCGTTGCTGATGCATCACTGAACTTAGAACTATGGGGGATCTTAGAAGAAGTAGACCCTTGGTTACCAATGACGCCTGTTCCGGGTTGGGTTCCTTACGAGTCGTATTTCAATGAATTCTATATTGCTACAAGTATTCCTGCAGGCGAAAATATGAAAGCTCAGATCAGAATTATTCCATCTGAAGCAGGTTTATTTGAAGGAAAAATCACTGTAAATAATGCAGATGGTAGTTCAACTGACTTAGTTGTAAAAGCTAATTTCTATTTACCTCCAGTATATGAGTCGGATGTTGCAGATACACTTTCTGTGAATGCGTTGACACATGAATATGTAGAGACTAAACAGTTTACAGTGTCTAACGAGAATGGTGCTTATCCACTAGATTATCAATTCGATATCGAATATGTAAGAAAAGGTTTACCAATGAATGAAGTGTATAGTGCTCAAGCGAATAATGCTACTATCAAATCTTCAGTAGTTGGAGCAAATACGATCCAAGGTACATCAACTATTAATCATAATGATTTCCACCAAGTACTTTATTACGGTGAAGTTGATGCGGAAAAGGTACAATCGATTGGCTACGGTGGTGGTCAAAGCATGATTAGTATTACGAAGTTTGTAACACCTGAAGAAGGGTTCCAATTATCTCATGTTTCGACTTGGTATTCTCCATCTGGAGTGAAGAATGGTGATGTGAAAGTGGAAATCCTTTCTGGAACTATTGACAACCTAGTATTAGTGCATGAAGAAACATTTGCAACAGAGACAAGTTCATCGGACCAAGTGGGTAGATTGGAGTTATTTGAGTTAAGTACTCCTCTTGAGTTCTTTAATGGAGAAAATATCTTTATTGCATTTACCTATGAAAAGTTCTCAGGTTATCCTCAAGGAATGATGAGATTTGAAGAGAGTATTCCTGAAACATTCTACTTCCATACTACTCAAGGATTAATTGATATCACTGAAGATATCCGTTTTGCAGATTTCGGTTATTATGTAAGAGCATATGGTAAAAATGTTGGAAGTGACTCTTGGTTCTCATTGGATCAGTATTCAGGCACTGTAGAGGTAGGTGAATCTCAAATGATCAATGCAGGTTTTAATAGTGCTAATTCTAGAGGTGAGAGCAACCTTTTAGCGAAGATCAATGTAACGACAAATGATCCAAACATGGTAGATGAAGATGCTCAATTCTATGCAGCCATGATGATCAACACTGCTCCTCAGATGATTGAAGGTATTACAGAATTGACTATTAATGAAGGAGAAGAAGTAACATTTACTTACACATTCGAGGATGTGGAGGAACATACCTTCTCATTAGAAGTAAAAGATTTTGTAGACTTCGGAAGCTTTACAACGACCGATAATTCAATATCATTAGAGCTAGCTCCTACGTTTGATGACGCTAATGATTATGCTTTCACTATTGTAGCCTCTGATGAACATGGAGTATCGTCAGAAACAGCCATACAGTTAACAGTAGAAAATGTAAACAGAGCGCCAGAAGCCATTGAACAAGATACCATTGTTCTTTCAGTAGGTGATGTTTATTACCTGTCAACTTCAGAAACTTTTGTTGATCCTGACGGTGATGAATTGACGTTTAGTATTGCTGATAACAACGATGGTTTAGCGATTACAGGTATAGCTAACGATGAATTTATTATCTCTGCTTTAAAAGAAGGTATTACAGAAGTAGCAGTCATCGCATCTGACGCAGATATGGCATCTTCTGTACAAGTAATTCCTGTAAAAATAGAAGCAGCAAGTACAGACGAGGAGGAAGAAGATGATGAAGTAACGAATATTACAGAGGACAAGGTGACTTACAATTTGTATAATTATCCTAACCCTGTTTTAGACCATACGACATTCACTTTTGAACTTCCTGAAAATGGAGAGGTAGAAATTAATATTTATACGCTTCAAGGTAAGTCTGTAGATCGTATCAAATTGGGACAACAGCATGTTGGTAAAGTACATTATGAATATGCGACGGATCGTCTTCAAGCGGGTGTATATGTTTACACTTTGATTGTAAATGGCGAAGCGAAATTATTTGGAAAAATGATCAAATAGATCAACAGATAAATTGTTCAACAAGTACCCCTTCCTGGATATTCTGGGTTGGGGTCTTTTTCATTCTTTAGATGAATTCGTTGTTCACTTTGTTTATGTTATATTATCCTATTTCATTGATTAATAATATACTATCACTGATTATGTTTGTTAATTTTGATGTTCTAATTTATAGATCAAGTGATAATTAAAACATTGGAAAATCGACAATAGTATTTGCTATTAATAGTTTACATCCGGATTGATATTATCTCCTATCATAGAACTTATCTACAGCTAAAAGTATTCAATTCATTTAAACCGAACTTCATTGAGACCAACATTTACTATCTTTTTCATGGTATTGCTATGCCATACTATTTCTGCTAAGTCAGTAGATAGTTTACATATTCAACTTTCAGGCACTTTAGCGTTAGAAGAAAGGACCGTTTTACTAAAAAAGCTCGCAGATTATTATCTACAGCATGATTTAGATAAATCAC of Flammeovirga agarivorans contains these proteins:
- a CDS encoding S8 family serine peptidase, which gives rise to MRKLSLSLLLLICCIFSPILQGTTYAQQRPTPVSYNADGNAMGVIHIKFAPSTASHLQLSNAKAIATAQLGIATFDAVVKQFQGHDLKRLFPYNPKFEHKLQKHGLHLWYELSYDLNSDPLTVCQTIGNLAEVEISEPILAKRLIGGESGVRRLTKAEIEALSTTENSATMNDPLLSNQWHYDNDGSAGKREDASINLAEAWSQVTGNKEVIVSIHDAGIDVHHEDLINNMWINEAELNGTDGVDDDGNGYIDDVYGFNFSNNSGAIDPMVHGTHVAGTVAATTNNGIGVAGVAGGSGNNDGVRLMACQILSDNGGNEIANSYVYAANNGAVISQNSWGYIAPGNYEQSVLDAIDYFIAEAGDYDGSPMRGGIVIFAAGNDGVDNKYYPGYYESCLTVASSNGLRERSSYSNFGEWVDLTAPGGDTRLGTSHGVLSTLPDNEYGYLQGTSMACPHVSGVAALVVSRLGNETFSQDVLRNQLLFGTHSMDESAPNYIGKLGTGLIDAALAIKENDGIAPEVVQDIEVLAKSSDFVDLQWTVPSDEDDDQPSKFMISYSVGTFNEETAKSVFVFSKLEAGAKFNYRLENLSAETNYEIAIKGFDRWGNASAYSEVISVGTNLGPQMSYPMVDNAWSYSVEINADAAEKSVWESSFTLGNTNEALLEWSLETRQKSYTIKNWATPSLGYEVKNSGKSLILNRVVPMESVRNEDYEPLNPFVEEYLSYTNYFYATFLIGDNDTSIPNMTASAFKVENENGFNVTKVDAYLNDITSGQATYEVYHGNILSQAKLVFSKKVEETDEGNHELTLDDSESYYVPYGDIVWLVVKVPAGNLYPIGISSTNDHKDAVNYQWMSFDEGKSFVPLSIALGTDEYSFTQGIFTDEEYQGDFISLTPYEGQINGEGETEVTFTADVSKIKNGDVKTNIIISSNDENADGARIPTIVKVSGHDPELITPGIVNYGSVQLGREKDIAIKLENYGYGVFKGSLSVTGLEGTAFSVVDKPSRVSARSTEDLVVRFQPDMAGNTNAVLTITDKNGFANEINLFGNGEEPSEINITPEVQLFNLAHGASTSSSIVIENTGNFPLEFNIPKYSDKPSFSGHKFGYSWELKTEDFVWEELDGMEGTVDVSNQFKENPFLDFVEVDLGFQYPFYDTLVDKMYMSHIGLIAVDDKDPVNGSWGELLGSSFTSNGYFAIYYEYFDLLYDSKILYKTFDDKVIFEYKNVHSKVTYGESGDPLTFQLVLHYNGHAEMRYLDLSYSNIKSIGPMLGMESPDKKDGIYFYDKSHQPNFLFEKQWQNVWIDINYPGPQIVSNLSQTNGFVGVGESKEITFDVNTDGLVEGMNTQFISVENNDPFQQIAHFQINVDINKGGEAIVKTSEKAIDFGPVYKGSDKMIMLTFLNEGNSNTDIVSTTFEENTKLSVDKSTFELRAKLGTQVKLYLNTDELGEINEQVTFTQENGDTHVFEIKANIVKAPNIALNYTVDPFVLPTGDKDEFTVEISNLESDTTLRVLVEGSNWVYEKAADVEVNALPDLRDFTYFSKDNDRALAGLEDKDAPTFKWIDIVNNGGTKLEFDQSTMSAEVEFNKPVPFYGKMYDKAWMGYPGIITFSEPTQLVPIINNIIPYADGFNNFIASLWGLTGYDYFDENLAKGIYFYQDDEKVVFTYHRWVHSFGEGAGGLVDTQTIIYFDGRIKIQYKTINQGTVDFWNQYLVIGLENEDGTEGVLTSYGKSLAKDKLVIEYHPSTVMNVEAGETKEVTFEVNAHDMVAGNYYTDLTFLNHTPGKENISIPVELEVTADSKLSWDTEEIDLGDIVYEEFKNYKYEFALENNSMSHHTLKTGDIVADASLNLELWGILEEVDPWLPMTPVPGWVPYESYFNEFYIATSIPAGENMKAQIRIIPSEAGLFEGKITVNNADGSSTDLVVKANFYLPPVYESDVADTLSVNALTHEYVETKQFTVSNENGAYPLDYQFDIEYVRKGLPMNEVYSAQANNATIKSSVVGANTIQGTSTINHNDFHQVLYYGEVDAEKVQSIGYGGGQSMISITKFVTPEEGFQLSHVSTWYSPSGVKNGDVKVEILSGTIDNLVLVHEETFATETSSSDQVGRLELFELSTPLEFFNGENIFIAFTYEKFSGYPQGMMRFEESIPETFYFHTTQGLIDITEDIRFADFGYYVRAYGKNVGSDSWFSLDQYSGTVEVGESQMINAGFNSANSRGESNLLAKINVTTNDPNMVDEDAQFYAAMMINTAPQMIEGITELTINEGEEVTFTYTFEDVEEHTFSLEVKDFVDFGSFTTTDNSISLELAPTFDDANDYAFTIVASDEHGVSSETAIQLTVENVNRAPEAIEQDTIVLSVGDVYYLSTSETFVDPDGDELTFSIADNNDGLAITGIANDEFIISALKEGITEVAVIASDADMASSVQVIPVKIEAASTDEEEEDDEVTNITEDKVTYNLYNYPNPVLDHTTFTFELPENGEVEINIYTLQGKSVDRIKLGQQHVGKVHYEYATDRLQAGVYVYTLIVNGEAKLFGKMIK